A DNA window from Patagioenas fasciata isolate bPatFas1 chromosome 1, bPatFas1.hap1, whole genome shotgun sequence contains the following coding sequences:
- the LOC136098491 gene encoding matrix metalloproteinase-27-like yields the protein MKELSLLLLMCAAASDALPVHPEKDNKEDAKFVQDYLSKFYAVEPDPNQLGWKINDESTAEKLQKMQQFFGLKVTGKPDTETLEMMKKPRCGVPDVGLYGFTLPGWKKTKLTYRIVNYTPDMSKEDVDKAIQQAFKVWSTVTPLIFIRIHEGVADIMIAFGTKAHGHCPRYFDGPLGILAHAFPPGNGFGGDVHFDEDEDWTTGSAGFNLFLVAAHEIGHALGLSHSNDQRALMFPNYAYVTLSEFPLSPDDISGIQSIYGSPPNAPDKRPATPTSPKTCGSQMTFNAITTLRREVIFLKGRHLWRLYPDNSEVEQELISTFWPTLPPGIEAAYENMKDQILFFKGNKFWVISGYQVLLGYPKYIYTLGFPKGVKKIDAAVCNKNTGKTDFFIGDKYWRYDENSQSMEKGYPRQAVNDFPGISQKIDAVFQQKGLFYFFHGSKQWEFDPITKKVTREIKSNSWFNC from the exons ATGAAGGAACTTTCACTTCTGCTTTTAATGTGTGCAGCTGCTTCTGACGCTCTTCCCGTCCACCCAGAGAAAGACAACAAAGAAGATGCAAAGTTTGTACAG gacTATTTAAGTAAATTCTATGCTGTTGAGCCAGATCCAAATCAACTTGGATGGAAAATCAACGATGAATCTACAGctgaaaaacttcagaaaatgcAACAATTTTTTGGTCTGAAAGTGACTGGAAAACCAGACACTGAGACATTGGAAATGATGAAGAAACCCAGGTGTGGAGTTCCCgatgtgggtctctatggttttACTCTGCCAGGATGGAAAAAAACCAAGCTGACATACAG AATTGTGAACTACACACCAGATATGAGCAAAGAAGATGTGGATAAAGCAATCCAGCAGGCGTTTAAAGTGTGGAGCACTGTCACCCCACTGATTTTCATTCGTATTCATGAGGGAGTAGCAGATATAATGATTGCTTTTGGGACCAAAG CTCATGGACATTGCCCTCGTTATTTTGATGGCCCCCTTGGCATTCTCGCTCATGCTTTTCCACCTGGCAATGGTTTTGGTGGTGATGTGCACTTTGATGAAGATGAAGATTGGACCACAGGCTCAGCTG GGTTCAACTTGTTCCTCGTTGCTGCTCATGAGATTGGCCATGCCCTGGGTCTCTCCCATTCTAATGATCAGAGGGCTTTGATGTTCCCCAATTATGCCTATGTCACCCTCAGTGAATTTCCCCTCTCTCCAGATGACATAAGTGGCATTCAGTCCATTTATG GATCTCCACCAAATGCCCCAGATAAAAGGCCAGCTACCCCTACCTCACCTAAAACCTGTGGCTCCCAGATGACTTTCAATGCTATAACTACTCTCCGACGAGAAGTCATTTTTCTAAAGGGCAG gCACTTATGGCGACTCTATCCTGATAACTCAGAAGTTGAACAAGAATTAATTTCTACCTTCTGGCCAACTCTGCCACCTGGTATTGAAGCTGCGTATGAGAACATGAAAGATCAGATCCTATTTTTCAAAG gcaaTAAATTCTGGGTTATCAGCGGGTATCAAGTATTGCTTGGTTATCCAAAGTATATCTACACACTGGGCTTCCCTAAAGGTGTCAAGAAAATTGATGCAGCTGTTTGTAATAAAAACACAGGGAAGACAGACTTTTTCATAGGTGACAAGTACTGGAG GTATGATGAAAATAGCCAGTCCATGGAGAAGGGTTATCCTAGACAGGCAGTCAATGACTTTCCAGGAATTAGCCAGAAGATTGATGCTGTTTTCCAACAGAAAG GATTATTCTACTTCTTCCATGGATCAAAGCAATGGGAATTTGACCCTATCACTAAAAAAGTTACCCGTGAAATAAAGAGTAACAGTTGGTTTAACTGTTAA